Below is a genomic region from Capricornis sumatraensis isolate serow.1 chromosome 17, serow.2, whole genome shotgun sequence.
tttgaaacataGAAAAATGAATCGCTGGTGCTAGAGGTCAGAGAAGTGGTTACTTTGGGGAGCAGAGAGTGTCCAGGAAGGAACATGGAGATTTCAAAGCTACCTGATGGTAGAGAGATGAAGCAAGTACAACTTCAGTTACAGTAAAgccggactttattttcttgggctctgaaataaCTGTGGATGGTTactgaggccatgaaattaaaagatgctcactccttggaagaaaagctgtgacaaaattATACAGCgtattaaaagacagagacattactttgccaacaaatgtccataacgtcaaagctatggttttcccagtagtcaggtacagatggaggagctggaccataaagaaggctgagtgctgaaggactgatctttttgaactgtggtgctggagaatggagaagacccttgagagtcccttggactgcaaggagatccaaccagtccatcctaagggaaatcaaccctgaatattctgtggaagaactgatgccgaagctccaatactttggccacctgatgggaagagtcaactcattggaaaaaaaaaaaacaccctgatgctgggaaatattgaaggcaggagcagaaggggtggcagaggacgagatggttggatggcatcagcaacccaatggaatgagtttgagcaagcttcaggagacggtgatggacagggaagcctggcgtactgaattcatagggtcacagggagtcagacacgactgagcaactgaacaagaacaaaagcCAGGCAGGGTCTTTATGTGCAGCTGGCTGAACCTCCATAGGGCTTTTTCGAATTTCCGGAGGTGGGTAGAGCATGGTTTTTAACCAGATCCCTTGCTGCAAGACGTCTGGAATATCTGGTGTTCGTAGTCAGCTTCTGCGTGGTCTTTGGCGCTTGGGAGTCCGTGTTCCTCACAGTGATGGACGCTGTCTCTCTCAGTCCCAGCTGAACTGAAGTTCGGATCGTGACCTCTGTTTCAGGAGGCAGCCCTCGCAATTGCTCTGGCGTTTTGAATGACTGATGATGCTTGgtctggtgctctgccttctcctTCAGGTTCAAAAACTGCAGCCGGCACTTGGAACACGGAAAGACCCTCCTGTTCCAGTGCCTCCAGGCGTGATTTACGAAGGATGTCGCCAGTTTGAAAATTCTGAGGCAAAGCAGACAAAGCAAATTGTTCGTGTTTCCATGCCACGTTCTAAAATGCGCCTCTACGTCAGCGAAGGCTGATGATCTGTAATTGCAAGCGCGGCACACATAGGGCATTTCGCCAGGTTTGTGAGTGTCCCCCATGTGCTGTAAGAGAAGCTGATCGGTTTCAAAGGACAGTTCACAGATTTTACAGACCGCGGAGGGCTCCCGGGGAGCGTGGACACTTTCCATGTGACACTGCAGCTGGAACGGGGTGGGGAACTGGCGGTGGCAGCGCCGGCAGGTGGTGTGGATTTCCCAGCCGTCACCCTTCTGCCTCTCAAGCTCCAGATGGTTCCTCATGTGGGTCATAAACTTGACATTTTTTAGAACTCTCAAGCAGCTGAGGCATTTAAAGGTTGTGTGAGTCTTCGGTTCTGGCTGCCCATCTCCTGTATGCTGTCCATAGTAAAAGTCATCGAGTAACATGACCAGATTTCCTTTCATGGGATCAACAGTCTTGCTCTGACTTGctagagtcaaaaagtctgtttcCTCCAGCCTTTCCAAACTACATGTTCTTTCTGGATCCATAAGACTGAAGCACGCCTGGTCACTTGCGTGAGTCCGTGAAAATGATGCCCCACCGTGAACATGGCTCGGTGAGGTCGGGAGACCTTCCAAGGTCATAATCGTGTTCTTTGTAGGAGAGATTCCTGTAGGGGGCATGGTGGAGGCAGGTCCCCCTGGGATTCCATCGCTGAGTTTAGGTCTTTTGGGATTCCCACCGTTAACATTTACATCTGAAGTGGGACACCGCTTTGAATTAAGAGGACTTTCATCCTTGCCTCCTAATGAGAGAACGGCTCCAGAGAGACGGCGAGGCCGCGGAGAGAGCAGTTCTGGATTGTGAAGCTCGGCTTGCAGAGAGCTCGTTTTATAATCAGGTTTAGACGAAGGCTTGAAAATAACAGGACTGTCTCTTCCTCCCCGTTCAGACTGAGAAGCTGGGGAGACGGCCACTGGCTCTGATGCTGGGCTCCTGAG
It encodes:
- the LOC138093590 gene encoding zinc finger protein 280A-like translates to MAHLFPCEEAQAPPQPEQKTRGSKTRGEDGDDAEVIFVGVQHVREDAEILFVRVISGSKPVISNILNRVTRDSSSRREKGHVSPDPSCTLQPANLRSPASEPVAVSPASQSERGGRDSPVIFKPSSKPDYKTSSLQAELHNPELLSPRPRRLSGAVLSLGGKDESPLNSKRCPTSDVNVNGGNPKRPKLSDGIPGGPASTMPPTGISPTKNTIMTLEGLPTSPSHVHGGASFSRTHASDQACFSLMDPERTCSLERLEETDFLTLASQSKTVDPMKGNLVMLLDDFYYGQHTGDGQPEPKTHTTFKCLSCLRVLKNVKFMTHMRNHLELERQKGDGWEIHTTCRRCHRQFPTPFQLQCHMESVHAPREPSAVCKICELSFETDQLLLQHMGDTHKPGEMPYVCRACNYRSSAFADVEAHFRTWHGNTNNLLCLLCLRIFKLATSFVNHAWRHWNRRVFPCSKCRLQFLNLKEKAEHQTKHHQSFKTPEQLRGLPPETEVTIRTSVQLGLRETASITVRNTDSQAPKTTQKLTTNTRYSRRLAARDLVKNHALPTSGNSKKPYGGSASCT